In Helicobacter pylori, a single genomic region encodes these proteins:
- the rsmH gene encoding 16S rRNA (cytosine(1402)-N(4))-methyltransferase, translating into MQEIENLHQSVLLQEVLQAFAPLEEGILIDCTLGLGGHSKAILSQKPHLKLIGIDKDKFAQEIAKERLKAFEGRYNLLSGGFAKRFKEALEIHGDRIKGVLVDLGVSSLQLDDDNRGFNFHSHTLDMRMDLESDLNAQKVINSYPVIALEKIFRDYGEIKEYKKIAHKIAERRAKKPFKDAKDLSEFLSSFSKNKKIHPATLVFQAVRIEVNSELEELKEFLQCAKNLKGAILCVISFHSLEDALVKNAFKDYAKNCICDPSSFKCACSNNHALGTILTKKPITPSPEEIKNNRRSRSAKMRVFQFKP; encoded by the coding sequence TTGCAAGAAATAGAAAATCTGCACCAAAGCGTTTTGTTGCAAGAAGTTTTGCAAGCGTTCGCACCTTTAGAAGAAGGGATTTTGATTGATTGCACTTTAGGGTTAGGGGGGCATTCTAAAGCGATTCTATCCCAAAAACCGCACCTAAAACTCATTGGCATTGATAAAGATAAGTTCGCTCAAGAAATCGCTAAAGAACGATTGAAAGCCTTTGAAGGGCGTTACAACCTCTTAAGCGGGGGTTTTGCCAAACGCTTTAAAGAAGCCCTAGAAATTCATGGCGATCGAATCAAGGGGGTTTTAGTGGATTTAGGGGTGAGCTCCTTACAGCTTGATGATGATAACAGAGGGTTTAATTTCCACTCGCACACTCTGGACATGCGCATGGATTTAGAGAGCGATTTGAACGCTCAAAAAGTCATCAACTCTTATCCTGTAATAGCGTTAGAAAAAATCTTTAGAGACTATGGCGAAATCAAAGAATACAAAAAAATCGCCCACAAAATTGCAGAAAGGCGCGCTAAAAAACCCTTCAAAGACGCTAAGGATTTGAGCGAGTTTTTAAGCTCTTTTTCTAAAAATAAAAAAATCCACCCAGCGACATTAGTGTTTCAAGCCGTTCGCATAGAAGTCAATAGCGAATTAGAAGAATTAAAAGAGTTTTTACAATGCGCTAAAAACCTTAAAGGGGCGATTTTGTGCGTGATTTCTTTTCATTCCTTAGAAGACGCATTAGTGAAAAACGCTTTCAAAGATTACGCTAAAAATTGCATTTGCGATCCTTCAAGTTTCAAATGCGCTTGCTCTAACAATCACGCTTTAGGCACAATTTTAACCAAAAAGCCCATCACTCCAAGCCCAGAAGAAATTAAAAACAACAGGCGTTCACGAAGCGCTAAAATGAGGGTTTTTCAATTCAAACCATGA
- the tsaE gene encoding tRNA (adenosine(37)-N6)-threonylcarbamoyltransferase complex ATPase subunit type 1 TsaE, whose amino-acid sequence MRARLDELDKVAAAILKDDFKGVVLLKGVVGSGKTTLVQACLKHLGLDIQATSPTFSLMHAYSESVFHYDFYMRDLEACLELGMLECLLEKGIHFVEWGDEKLEKILKKYDLAIKVVEIKTEPTSRFYTIKIA is encoded by the coding sequence ATGAGGGCGCGTTTAGACGAATTAGACAAAGTGGCGGCTGCAATTTTAAAAGATGATTTTAAGGGGGTGGTGCTTTTAAAGGGCGTTGTGGGGAGCGGTAAAACGACCTTAGTTCAAGCGTGCTTGAAACACTTGGGGTTAGACATTCAAGCGACTTCACCCACCTTTAGCTTGATGCATGCTTATAGCGAGAGCGTGTTCCACTATGATTTTTACATGCGCGATTTAGAGGCTTGCTTGGAGCTTGGCATGTTGGAGTGCTTGTTAGAAAAGGGGATCCATTTTGTGGAATGGGGCGATGAAAAATTAGAAAAAATTTTAAAAAAATACGATTTAGCTATTAAGGTTGTGGAAATCAAAACCGAACCAACCAGCCGTTTTTATACGATAAAGATCGCTTAA
- a CDS encoding outer membrane protein, whose translation MKKFVALGLLSAVLSSSLLAEGDGVYIGTNYQLGQARLNSNIYNTGDCTESVVGCPPGLSANKYNPGHTNINWHAKYANGALNGFGLNVGYKKFFQFKSFDMTSRWFGFRVYGLFDYGHATLGKQVYAPNKIQLDMVSWGVGSDLLADIIDNDNASFGIFGGVAIGGNTWKSSAANYWKEQIIEAKGPDVCTPTYCNPNAPYSTKTSTVAFQVWLNFGVRANIYKHNGVEFGVRVPLLINKFLSAGPNATNLYYHLKRDYSLYLGYNYTF comes from the coding sequence ATGAAAAAGTTTGTAGCTTTAGGGCTTCTATCCGCGGTTTTAAGCTCTTCGTTGTTAGCCGAAGGTGATGGTGTTTATATAGGGACTAATTATCAGCTTGGACAAGCCCGTTTGAATAGTAATATTTATAACACAGGGGATTGCACGGAGAGTGTTGTAGGTTGCCCCCCAGGTCTTAGCGCTAATAAGTATAATCCAGGACACACCAATATCAATTGGCATGCTAAATACGCTAATGGGGCTTTGAATGGTTTTGGGTTGAATGTGGGTTATAAGAAGTTCTTCCAGTTCAAGTCTTTTGATATGACAAGCAGGTGGTTTGGTTTTAGAGTGTATGGGCTTTTTGATTATGGGCATGCCACTTTAGGTAAGCAAGTTTATGCACCTAATAAAATCCAGTTGGATATGGTTTCTTGGGGTGTGGGGAGCGATTTGTTAGCTGATATTATTGATAACGATAACGCTTCTTTTGGTATTTTTGGTGGGGTCGCTATCGGTGGTAACACTTGGAAAAGCTCAGCGGCAAACTATTGGAAAGAGCAAATCATTGAAGCTAAAGGTCCTGATGTTTGTACCCCCACTTATTGTAACCCTAACGCTCCTTATAGCACCAAAACTTCAACCGTCGCCTTTCAAGTATGGTTGAATTTTGGCGTGAGAGCCAATATCTACAAGCATAATGGCGTAGAGTTTGGCGTGAGAGTGCCGCTACTCATCAACAAGTTTTTGAGTGCGGGTCCTAACGCTACTAATCTTTATTACCATTTGAAACGGGATTATTCGCTTTATTTGGGGTATAACTACACTTTTTAA
- a CDS encoding DNA polymerase III subunit gamma/tau has product MQVLALKYRPKHFSELVGQESVAKTLSLALDNQRLANAYLFSGLRGSGKTSSSRIFARALMCEEGPKAVPCDTCTQCQSALNNHHIDIIEMDGASNRGIDDVRNLIEQTRYKPSFGRYKIFIIDEVHMFTTEAFNALLKTLEEPPSHVKFLLATTDALKLPATILSRTQHFRFKKIPENSVISHLKTILEKEQVSYETSALEKLAHSGQGSLRDTITLLEQAINYCDNAITESKVAEMLGAIDRSVLEDFFQSLINQDEARLQERYVILENYETEGVLEEMMLFLKAKLLNPDSYSILLIERFFKIIMSSLSLLKEGANASFVLLLLKMKFKEALKLKALDDAIVELEQAPFNQSPSMSYNAPKQEFKNIEKREQREQREQIESIEKRENAETPQTPMLSAKDRIFHNLFKQVQTLVYERNYELGTVFEKNIRFIDFDSQTKTLTWESLAADKDKELLRERFKIVKSIVDGVFGKGENIKIALKNHLENKSTLETQEVKEFKFPFLKPQPTTETTAETKENEKEAVGKALQTKENDTKEVQEKEIKENETKETKETQPKEAPTALQEFMANHSELIEEIKSEFEIKSVELL; this is encoded by the coding sequence ATGCAAGTTTTAGCGTTAAAATACCGCCCCAAACATTTTAGCGAGCTAGTCGGTCAAGAGAGCGTGGCTAAAACGCTTTCTTTAGCCCTAGACAACCAGCGTTTGGCTAACGCTTATTTGTTCAGCGGGTTAAGAGGTTCAGGCAAAACCAGCTCTTCTAGGATTTTTGCTAGGGCTTTAATGTGTGAAGAAGGGCCAAAAGCCGTGCCTTGCGATACTTGCACCCAATGCCAGAGTGCTTTAAACAACCACCATATAGATATTATAGAAATGGATGGGGCGTCTAATAGGGGGATTGATGATGTCCGTAATCTCATAGAGCAAACGCGCTACAAACCAAGCTTTGGGCGCTATAAAATCTTTATCATTGATGAAGTGCATATGTTCACCACCGAAGCGTTTAATGCGCTCTTAAAGACTTTAGAAGAGCCTCCTAGCCATGTGAAATTCCTTTTAGCGACAACGGACGCCTTGAAATTGCCCGCTACCATACTCAGCCGCACCCAGCATTTCAGGTTTAAAAAAATCCCTGAAAATTCCGTTATTTCTCATTTAAAAACCATTTTAGAAAAAGAACAAGTGAGCTATGAAACAAGCGCGTTAGAAAAACTGGCTCACAGCGGGCAGGGGAGCTTGAGGGATACGATCACTCTTTTAGAGCAAGCCATCAATTATTGCGATAACGCTATCACAGAAAGCAAAGTGGCTGAAATGTTAGGAGCGATTGACAGGAGTGTTTTAGAAGATTTTTTCCAAAGCCTAATCAACCAAGATGAAGCGCGATTGCAAGAGCGTTATGTCATTTTAGAAAATTATGAAACCGAGGGCGTTTTAGAAGAAATGATGCTTTTTTTGAAAGCGAAATTATTAAACCCTGATTCTTATTCCATTCTTTTGATAGAGCGCTTTTTTAAAATCATTATGAGCAGTCTCAGCCTTTTAAAAGAAGGGGCAAATGCCAGTTTTGTGCTGTTGTTATTGAAAATGAAATTCAAAGAAGCTTTGAAACTCAAAGCCCTAGACGATGCGATTGTAGAATTAGAGCAAGCCCCTTTCAATCAAAGCCCTAGCATGAGCTATAACGCCCCTAAACAAGAATTTAAAAATATAGAAAAAAGAGAACAAAGAGAACAAAGAGAACAAATAGAGAGCATAGAAAAAAGAGAGAACGCAGAAACTCCGCAAACTCCCATGCTTTCAGCTAAAGATCGCATTTTTCACAACCTTTTCAAACAAGTTCAAACATTGGTTTATGAACGCAACTATGAGTTAGGGACGGTGTTTGAAAAAAATATCCGTTTCATTGATTTTGACAGCCAAACTAAAACCTTGACTTGGGAGTCTTTAGCCGCTGATAAGGATAAAGAGCTTTTAAGAGAGCGATTTAAAATCGTGAAAAGCATCGTTGATGGGGTTTTTGGCAAGGGCGAAAATATCAAAATCGCTTTAAAAAATCATTTGGAAAATAAAAGCACTCTAGAAACTCAAGAGGTTAAAGAGTTTAAATTCCCTTTTTTAAAGCCCCAACCAACCACCGAAACGACGGCTGAAACGAAAGAAAATGAAAAAGAAGCGGTTGGAAAAGCGCTTCAAACGAAAGAAAACGACACTAAAGAGGTTCAAGAAAAAGAGATTAAAGAAAACGAAACTAAAGAGACTAAAGAAACCCAACCCAAAGAAGCCCCAACAGCGTTGCAAGAATTTATGGCTAACCACTCTGAGCTGATTGAAGAGATTAAGAGCGAGTTTGAAATCAAAAGCGTGGAATTGTTATGA
- the lptB gene encoding LPS export ABC transporter ATP-binding protein has product MDVLKAEHLNKQIKKTKIVSDVSLEVKSGEVVGLLGPNGAGKTTTFYMICGLLEPSGGSVYLNDVNLAKYPLHKRSNLGIGYLPQESSIFKELSVEENLALAGESTFKNSKESEEKMESLLDAFNIQAIRERKGMSLSGGERRRVEIARALMKNPKFVLLDEPFAGVDPIAVIDIQKIIESLIGLNIGVLITDHNVRETLSVCHRAYVIKSGTLLASGNANEIYENALVRKYYLGENFKV; this is encoded by the coding sequence ATGGATGTTTTAAAAGCAGAGCATTTAAACAAACAGATTAAAAAAACCAAAATCGTTTCAGACGTTTCTTTAGAAGTGAAGAGCGGCGAAGTAGTGGGGCTTTTAGGGCCTAATGGGGCGGGTAAAACCACCACCTTTTACATGATATGCGGGCTTTTAGAGCCTAGTGGGGGGAGCGTTTATTTAAATGATGTCAATTTAGCTAAATACCCTTTACACAAGCGTTCTAACTTAGGCATAGGCTACTTGCCCCAAGAATCCAGCATTTTTAAAGAATTGAGCGTGGAAGAGAATCTAGCCCTAGCAGGGGAGAGCACTTTTAAAAACTCTAAAGAGAGCGAAGAAAAAATGGAAAGCTTGTTGGACGCTTTTAATATCCAAGCCATAAGAGAGCGCAAGGGCATGAGCTTGAGTGGGGGAGAAAGAAGGCGCGTAGAAATCGCTAGAGCTTTAATGAAAAACCCTAAATTCGTGCTATTAGATGAGCCTTTTGCGGGCGTGGATCCGATTGCGGTGATTGACATTCAAAAAATCATTGAAAGCCTGATTGGATTAAACATCGGCGTGTTGATCACTGATCACAATGTGCGAGAGACTTTGAGCGTGTGCCACAGGGCGTATGTGATTAAAAGCGGCACGCTTTTAGCGAGCGGGAACGCTAATGAAATTTATGAAAACGCTTTGGTGCGTAAGTATTATTTAGGGGAAAATTTTAAGGTATAG
- a CDS encoding RNA polymerase factor sigma-54, with protein MAVLRANLSPKNKLNATLKGWLPILQSELEDLEEVLKQNALDNPLIKIENKRIKNFSDRFSAKNSSDHLENFAIASKSLFETLEAQIIPPLFPTETSQKIAMDIISGLNNEGYFEENIEERAKILGVESEVYEKVRQRFSYLNPSGIGARDVKESFLFQLEGRELDNNELYEEARKIILNLEKHHEFSKDFYYEKALKILKSFKNPPAIEFLEKEIEVIPELFILEVDNEIIVRLNDESYPTISLEENRFKDSAYLKEKLKEAKDLIDALNLRKATIYKIGLMLLEYQYDFFKGKELRPLKLLDLANEFNHSVSTISRAISNKYLACQRGVFPIKHFFSTALDNSETSNAVIKNYLLELIKNEDKKEPLSDAKILELIEEKFHLKMVRRTITKYRQLLNIASSSERKKLYLMRA; from the coding sequence ATGGCGGTTTTACGCGCAAACCTTAGCCCTAAAAACAAATTAAACGCTACCTTAAAAGGGTGGCTCCCCATTTTACAAAGCGAGCTTGAAGACTTAGAAGAAGTGTTGAAACAAAACGCCCTAGATAACCCCTTAATCAAAATTGAAAACAAACGCATCAAAAATTTTAGCGATCGTTTTAGCGCTAAAAATAGCAGCGATCATTTAGAAAATTTCGCAATCGCTTCTAAAAGCCTTTTTGAAACCTTAGAAGCTCAAATCATTCCCCCCCTCTTTCCCACTGAAACCTCTCAAAAAATCGCTATGGATATTATCAGCGGGTTGAATAATGAGGGGTATTTTGAAGAAAACATTGAAGAAAGGGCTAAAATTTTAGGGGTAGAGAGCGAAGTTTATGAAAAAGTGCGCCAGCGTTTTAGTTACCTTAATCCCTCTGGCATTGGCGCTAGAGATGTGAAAGAGAGCTTTTTATTCCAGCTAGAGGGTAGGGAATTAGACAATAATGAGCTTTATGAAGAAGCGCGAAAAATCATTTTAAATTTAGAAAAACACCATGAATTTTCTAAAGATTTTTATTATGAAAAGGCTTTAAAGATTTTAAAATCCTTTAAAAACCCCCCGGCCATTGAGTTTTTAGAAAAAGAAATAGAAGTCATTCCGGAGCTTTTTATTCTAGAAGTGGATAATGAAATCATCGTGCGTTTGAATGATGAGAGCTACCCAACGATCAGTTTAGAAGAAAATCGCTTTAAAGATAGCGCTTATTTAAAAGAAAAATTAAAAGAGGCTAAGGATTTGATTGATGCGTTGAATTTGAGAAAAGCCACGATTTATAAAATCGGCCTCATGCTTTTAGAGTATCAATACGATTTTTTTAAGGGTAAGGAATTGCGCCCTTTAAAATTATTGGATTTAGCCAATGAGTTTAACCACTCTGTAAGCACGATTTCAAGGGCCATTTCTAATAAATATTTGGCATGCCAAAGGGGGGTTTTCCCTATTAAACATTTCTTTAGCACCGCCTTAGACAATAGCGAGACTTCAAACGCTGTGATTAAAAACTATCTTTTAGAATTGATCAAAAATGAAGACAAAAAAGAGCCTTTGAGCGACGCTAAGATTTTAGAACTCATTGAAGAAAAATTCCATTTGAAAATGGTAAGAAGAACGATCACCAAATACCGCCAACTGCTCAACATCGCTTCTTCAAGCGAAAGGAAAAAGCTCTATTTGATGCGTGCTTGA
- a CDS encoding HD family hydrolase — MYGAHPMRANSFSSFKPLKAPKLKTQFLRRVFVGASIRRWNDQACPLEFVELDKQAHKAMIAYLLAKDSKDRGKDLDLDLLIKFFCFEFLERLVLTDIKPPIFYALQQTHSQELASYVAQSLQDEISAYFSLEELKEYLSHRPQILETQILESAHFYASKWEFDIIYHFNPNMYGVKEIKEKIDKQLHNNDHLFEGLFGEKEDLKKLVSMFGQLRFQKRWSQTPRVPQTSVLGHTLCVAIMGYLLSFDLKACKSMRINHFLGGLFHDLPEILTRDIITPIKQSVAGLDNCIKEIEKKEMQNKVYSFVSLGVQEDLKYFTENEFKNRYKDKSNKIIFTKDAEELFTLYNSDEYFGVCGELLKVCDHLSAFLEAQISLSHGISSNDLIKGAQNLLELRSQTELLDLDLGKLFRDFK; from the coding sequence ATGTATGGTGCCCATCCAATGAGAGCTAATTCTTTTAGCTCTTTCAAACCCCTAAAAGCCCCCAAACTCAAAACTCAATTTTTAAGGCGTGTGTTTGTGGGTGCATCCATTAGGCGCTGGAATGACCAAGCATGCCCTTTGGAATTTGTGGAATTAGACAAGCAAGCCCATAAGGCGATGATTGCGTATTTGCTCGCTAAAGATTCAAAAGACAGGGGTAAAGATTTAGATTTAGATCTTTTAATCAAGTTCTTTTGCTTTGAATTTTTGGAGCGCTTGGTTTTAACCGATATTAAACCCCCTATTTTTTACGCCCTCCAACAAACGCACAGCCAAGAATTAGCCTCCTATGTCGCGCAAAGTTTGCAAGATGAAATCAGCGCGTATTTTTCTTTAGAGGAACTCAAAGAGTATTTAAGCCACAGACCCCAAATTTTAGAAACTCAGATTTTAGAGAGCGCGCATTTTTATGCGTCTAAGTGGGAGTTTGATATTATTTATCATTTTAACCCCAACATGTATGGTGTGAAAGAAATTAAAGAAAAAATTGACAAGCAACTCCACAATAACGATCATTTGTTTGAAGGGCTTTTTGGGGAAAAAGAAGATCTGAAAAAATTGGTGAGCATGTTTGGGCAGTTGCGTTTCCAAAAGCGTTGGAGCCAAACCCCAAGAGTGCCGCAAACCAGTGTCTTAGGGCATACCTTATGCGTGGCGATTATGGGGTATTTATTGAGCTTTGATTTAAAAGCTTGTAAAAGCATGCGGATCAATCATTTTTTGGGCGGGCTTTTCCATGATTTACCCGAGATTTTGACCCGAGACATTATCACGCCCATCAAACAAAGCGTTGCGGGGCTTGATAACTGCATTAAAGAAATTGAAAAAAAGGAAATGCAAAACAAAGTCTATTCCTTTGTTTCTTTGGGCGTTCAAGAAGATTTGAAATATTTCACCGAAAACGAGTTTAAAAACCGCTATAAAGACAAGTCTAACAAAATCATTTTCACTAAAGACGCTGAAGAATTATTCACGCTTTATAATAGTGATGAATATTTTGGGGTTTGTGGGGAGCTTTTGAAGGTGTGCGATCATTTGAGCGCGTTTTTAGAAGCCCAAATCTCTCTCTCTCATGGCATTTCCAGTAACGATTTGATTAAAGGGGCTCAAAACCTTTTAGAATTGCGATCCCAAACGGAACTGCTTGATTTGGATTTAGGGAAATTGTTTAGGGATTTTAAGTGA
- the uvrA gene encoding excinuclease ABC subunit A, protein MDKIIIQGARENNLKNIFLEIPKNQFVVFTGLSGSGKSTLAFDTLYAEGQRRYLESLSSYARQFLDKVGKPNVDKIEGLTPAIAIDQKTTSKNPRSTVGTITEIYDYLRLLFARIGEQFCPTCLEPISSMSASDIISQICHLEENSKIIILAPIIKDKKGSFNDKLESLRLKGYVRAFVDGVMVRLDEEIHLHKTKKHTIEAVVDRVVINSENSSRIASAIEKALKESYGELEVEILQDNMPSIRKHYSEHKACFKCKMSFEELEPLSFSFNSPKGACESCLGLGTKFSLDISKILDPNTPLNQGAIKVIFGYNRSYYAQMFEGFCKYNGIDSALCFNELNKEQQDALLYGNGTEISFHFKNSPLKRPWKGIIQIAYDMFKEQKDLSDYMSEKTCSSCEGHRLKASSLSVQVAGLKMADFLTKPIEEVYHFFNDPTHFSYLNEQEKKIAEPILKEILERVFFLYDVGLGYLTLGRDARTISGGESQRIRIASQIGSGLTGVLYVLDEPSIGLHEKDTLKLINTLRNLQKKGNTLIVVEHDKETIKHADFVVDIGPKAGRHGGEVVFSGSVKDLLQNNHSTALYLNGTKKIERPKLELPKEKHFLEIKNVNINNIKNLSVQIPLKQLVCITGVSGSGKSSLILQTLLPTAQTLLNHAKKIQSLNGVEIVGLEHLDKVIYLDQAPIGKTPRSNPATYTGVMDEIRILFAEQKEAKILGYSASRFSFNVKGGRCEKCQGDGDIKIEMHFLPDVLVQCDSCKGAKYNPQTLEIKVKGKSIADVLNMSVEEAYEFFAKFPKIAVKLKTLIDVGLGYITLGQNATTLSGGEAQRIKLAKELSKKDTGKTLYILDEPTTGLHFEDVNHLLQVLHSLVALGNSMIVIEHNLDIIKNADYIIDMGPDGGDKGGKIIASGTPLEVAQNCEKTQSYTGKFLALELK, encoded by the coding sequence ATGGATAAGATCATTATTCAAGGGGCTAGGGAAAACAATCTCAAAAATATTTTTTTAGAAATCCCTAAAAACCAGTTTGTTGTTTTTACCGGATTAAGCGGTTCGGGTAAATCCACTCTGGCATTTGACACTTTATACGCTGAAGGCCAAAGGCGCTATTTAGAGAGTTTGTCCAGCTATGCGAGGCAATTTTTAGACAAAGTGGGTAAGCCTAATGTGGATAAAATTGAAGGCCTAACCCCTGCGATTGCCATTGATCAAAAAACCACTTCTAAAAACCCTAGATCCACTGTGGGGACGATCACTGAGATTTATGATTATTTAAGGTTGTTGTTTGCAAGGATTGGGGAGCAATTTTGCCCCACATGTTTAGAGCCCATTAGTTCTATGAGCGCGAGCGATATTATTTCTCAAATCTGTCATTTAGAAGAAAATTCTAAAATCATTATTCTAGCCCCCATTATTAAAGATAAAAAAGGTTCGTTTAACGATAAATTAGAGAGCTTGCGTTTAAAGGGGTATGTGAGGGCTTTTGTTGATGGGGTGATGGTGCGTTTAGATGAAGAAATCCATTTGCACAAAACCAAAAAACACACCATTGAAGCGGTGGTGGATAGGGTGGTTATCAATAGCGAAAATTCTTCACGGATCGCTAGTGCAATAGAAAAAGCCCTTAAAGAAAGCTATGGGGAATTAGAAGTGGAAATCTTGCAAGACAACATGCCAAGCATCAGGAAGCATTACAGCGAGCATAAGGCATGCTTTAAATGCAAGATGAGTTTTGAAGAATTAGAGCCTTTGAGTTTTTCCTTCAATTCGCCTAAAGGGGCGTGCGAGAGTTGTTTGGGTTTGGGAACAAAATTCAGCTTAGATATTAGTAAGATTTTAGATCCTAACACGCCTTTAAATCAAGGAGCGATTAAAGTGATTTTTGGGTATAACCGCAGTTATTACGCTCAAATGTTTGAAGGCTTTTGTAAATACAATGGCATTGACAGCGCGCTTTGTTTTAACGAATTGAATAAAGAGCAACAGGACGCTCTTTTGTATGGGAATGGCACTGAAATCAGCTTTCATTTTAAAAACAGCCCTTTAAAACGCCCTTGGAAAGGCATTATCCAAATCGCTTATGACATGTTTAAAGAGCAAAAGGATTTGAGCGATTACATGAGCGAAAAAACCTGTTCTTCGTGCGAGGGGCATCGTTTGAAAGCCTCAAGTTTGAGCGTTCAAGTCGCTGGCTTGAAAATGGCGGATTTTTTAACTAAGCCCATTGAAGAGGTCTATCACTTTTTTAATGATCCCACGCATTTTAGCTATCTTAACGAGCAAGAAAAAAAGATCGCTGAACCTATTTTAAAAGAGATTTTAGAAAGGGTGTTTTTTTTATACGATGTGGGGCTAGGGTATTTGACTTTAGGGAGGGATGCACGAACGATTAGCGGAGGGGAGAGCCAAAGGATACGAATCGCTAGTCAAATCGGGAGCGGTCTGACAGGGGTTTTGTATGTTTTAGACGAGCCTAGTATTGGTTTGCATGAAAAAGACACGCTCAAACTCATCAACACCCTTAGGAATTTGCAAAAAAAGGGGAACACGCTCATTGTCGTAGAGCATGACAAAGAGACGATTAAGCATGCGGATTTTGTTGTAGATATTGGGCCAAAGGCTGGAAGGCATGGGGGTGAAGTGGTTTTTAGTGGGAGCGTAAAAGATTTATTGCAAAACAACCATTCTACCGCCTTGTATCTCAACGGCACTAAAAAGATTGAGCGCCCTAAATTGGAACTCCCTAAAGAAAAGCATTTTTTAGAAATTAAAAATGTCAATATCAATAACATTAAGAATTTGAGCGTTCAAATCCCTTTAAAACAATTGGTGTGCATTACTGGGGTGAGCGGGAGCGGTAAAAGCTCGCTGATTTTACAAACCCTTTTACCCACCGCTCAAACCCTTTTAAACCATGCTAAAAAAATTCAAAGCTTGAATGGGGTGGAGATTGTAGGGTTGGAGCATTTGGATAAAGTGATTTATTTAGACCAAGCCCCCATAGGCAAAACCCCACGAAGCAACCCTGCCACTTATACAGGAGTGATGGATGAAATCAGGATTTTATTTGCCGAGCAAAAAGAAGCTAAAATTTTAGGCTATAGTGCGAGCCGTTTTAGCTTTAATGTTAAAGGGGGGCGGTGCGAGAAATGCCAAGGCGATGGGGATATTAAAATAGAAATGCACTTTTTGCCTGATGTGTTAGTCCAATGCGATAGCTGTAAGGGCGCTAAATACAACCCCCAGACTTTAGAAATCAAGGTGAAAGGCAAATCCATTGCCGATGTGTTGAACATGAGCGTAGAAGAGGCTTATGAATTTTTTGCTAAATTCCCTAAAATCGCTGTGAAGTTAAAAACCCTTATAGATGTGGGCTTAGGCTATATCACTTTAGGGCAAAACGCTACGACTTTAAGCGGGGGGGAGGCTCAAAGGATCAAATTAGCTAAAGAATTGAGCAAAAAAGACACGGGCAAAACCCTTTATATTTTAGATGAGCCTACCACCGGTTTGCATTTTGAAGATGTGAATCACCTTTTACAAGTTTTGCATTCTTTGGTAGCGTTAGGCAATTCCATGATAGTGATTGAGCATAATTTAGACATCATCAAAAACGCTGACTACATTATAGACATGGGGCCTGATGGGGGGGATAAGGGTGGGAAAATCATTGCGAGCGGCACGCCTTTAGAAGTGGCGCAAAATTGCGAAAAAACCCAAAGCTATACGGGAAAATTTTTAGCTTTGGAATTGAAATAG